The Capsicum annuum cultivar UCD-10X-F1 chromosome 1, UCD10Xv1.1, whole genome shotgun sequence sequence GAGGAAGAAGAAGggaagaaaatatatatatatttttttaaaaactattgtTGCTTGTTGTATATGAGTGTGTGTTGTATTGTTactccttttctttctttaatgatATTTGAGTTTTGTTTTGGTGGAAAAAAATGAAGTATTGAAAATGAGGTTTAATGGTGGAAGAGTAGAGGAAGAagaaggtaaaaaaataaaattcttttcattttaattatttttttgatttttttctttgatgacaTGTTATTTTATCATTGATTATAAATTTCATGTCATGGTAAGTGAATTTCATGCGccaaatttaatttgaaattgtGTAATTTGTGCTTAATAGAAGTATTTTGTGAATGATAAAAGAGTTCAACAAGTACTAATTGTGGtaccaataaaaaaaaaaaaagtcaaaaaattgaGAGGTTTGTGCATACAATGATTATTCCTATTATAAATGTTTGTGTatacaagatttttttttttttttgggtaaggTATACAAGGATTTTTTACTATAAAGGAATGATATCCTTTTATTGGCCATTGGGTTATTTGGAAAGTAGTGCAAAGAGCGTATTCCAGCATGGGGACACAGACCAGGACATCACGAGTTGTGTCAAAACCAATTGATCGAATTCAATTGTCACCAACCTACCCCAATCAACCTAAACCTACTCCTCTTAATTACATATCCACACTTGATCAAAATCAACGGAAGAAAGAGGAAGGAGGAGTGGGAAGGGGATCATGGATAGGGTTGGGCATTCTGTGATATGGTATAGTGTTTGAAATTTAGATTAATTTGTTttataataacaatatattcaGTATATTTCTACAAAGTAAGATTTGGAGAGGGTAAGTGTACGTAGGTCATACAACTAGCTAGCTCATAAGTGAAATAAAgagattattttcgatagaccttcgaaatatttttaaaatattatattattatcataCCAAATTAATTAGGTATGGTTCAGTTCCAATATTATACGgtataattcaatattttaagaatttgagcttatttgaAGTAGATTTAGGTGTTGAATTGCTGAAATTCGAAGAACAAATAAAATTAGcaaaataaattcaagaatacatgcatgagatcTAAAACCATTTTTACGTACACTTCATACACGAATTTTCAACTTTAGTCGTGTATACCTGAATGATTTTCGAATGGGTAAACTTACAAAAGAAAATTATACAACATGCATTAATTAAATAACGACTCAAAAAACGAGTATTAATGCATTTTGCGTGTGGGGCTTATAAGTCGGTTAGTTCTGGACTTCTATTTGTTGGTAAAGGACTGAAGTGGGATTTGAGCTTTTGTCTTGtttttatttcaagaaaatttcagaaataacgATATTTTGAGTATCACTTATTATAGCGATAATTTGGCAATAAGTTTACTTTAACAAATTCATGATATATAAAGTGTATGGATCAATATTCATTCCGTATTAATATATAAATTCACTTTGCATATGTTATATTTGTTTGCTCTATATCGATTTGTGTTGTATGAAAGCAAATTTTGATACATCAATACATAGGGAAACAGATAAAACAGGAACTCTCGGCTATTTCAGGTAAATACCGGTATATGTTTGctctttttagataatttttcattttcttttttccctcTTAAACCAGCTAAAGTGCACGTATACTCTATTTGATGCTACCTGTTAATCTAAAGTTGCAAAGGCGCTCTACATTTGATGCtaccatttttttcaaaatacttaACTATCTGGTTGAATAATAACGCCTATAAGCTTTACATTACAAAAGGTACATGCAATGCATTCCAAGTTATTAATCACAATTCAAAATCTAgctattacaaaaaaaaaaaaaaaaaaaaaaaaactcgaaACTATATATACTCATGACAATTTTTCATGTGGAACTCTGATCCACATCTTACcttttgttgggttcgaaatcgagagggtgtcATGCAGAAACTATTAGTTGCAAATCATCGTGGTGATAAtttcaacaataaagaaaaaacatactaaaaatctattattgatatgatttggtcaaGCGGTCTACAAATtgaaaactaatatcaaaaagtataatctctccctaaacaagacTCAGAAACGACTAGATTGTGGATGCTACTGTATTATGGTATGAGAAtggagtcttctatttatagagtttcaaaatctttccttccaaaagaggtttgccaaatatgaaaaaaatttatattttttttccagaaaaagtaaaaatactaTGACaacttaaatttaataaaaaaatcaggacaaaaaccctaatACCATGGACCATAACAAATGTACTTTTACCTTGTACACATTTGGACTCGTACACTTCGTGCGAAGTAGAGTACTTATTTGGAGCTTTTGGTATTGTTTCTCATTTATTGACTTTGTCTTATGCCAAGATGATACTCTCTCGGTCCAATAATATTTGTTCATACTACTCAACACATACTTCCTCCATCTCTAAATTAACAACCCACACTCCAAatttctcacaaaaatcaaattcaaaattcaaacacaCTTCCTCTTTAAGCTAGTTCAATAATGGTAGGTTACCTATGTACTCTAATATTCACCACCCAAATCTCACAAACTCAGTACTTTAACCACGAATGAGTTCCGAACATAATAATAAACCAAATTTGTCAACTAATTTATCCATTCCTTTTTATATGCTCTGTTAATTTTTTGtgaattaatttaactaaaattttaaagctaaattagattaaataaattaaattttttaaaactaaaatttagttattcaaaaactagatgaaaattactataaattgtaatttttttttttcaatttgattaaaatatacatcttaaaatattagcCAGAGTTTATATTATTTGACtctaaaaaacatataaaaaggaATGGAGGGAGTCCATACCAATTAATAAAAATCTCAAACGCCCAAATATTTTGAGCTTCTCAAAATCCATCAATGGCGTGACTCacaaaataaaagttcataaattaaaTCCTATCTATAATCCTAATAACTGACAAATTGTAGAATTTTTTCATATTGTCAACGCATAAAACTCAAAATGTGCCActaaaattttattcaaataaatgtggaaaaaaaAACACAGTAAAGGGATTAAATTGTCATTTTACtcctcttatttatttatttatttatctagatAATTCCCATTACTAGAGCTTGCTCATACAAAGAAAAAGTACAAATGATAAAGCTGCAATGGATCAATTATTTTGTCGAAATTGATAAAATACAGCCTATCGGAATCATAAATAGTTGGGGTCCAGTTTAGGTAGAAACAGCGATAGATATTGAATAAAATGCAGCCCAACATAACTTGAGTTTTTTTCCTGGGAGTACAGTTTTAGGTGGTGGAAATAAATGAAGAACTAAATATAAAGTATTATACATGTGATCTAAATACAGAACTAAGTACAAAGTATTATACATGTGGTGTGTTATGTacggaaaaaaaatatttttgaaactttttttttcagGCTTCTTTGGTCAACTTTTGAAAATATaaacttcttaaaaaaaaaaaaacttttttagaAAAACAAGTTGCAAAAGTGGCATTTTACGTTTTCTTCCATCCTTCAATACACTCATCTCAccctataaaaatatttttttaaaaaataagtaaaattttatttattcactaaaaaaatttattggtaCAAAAAGTATTTTCCgtgagaaatatttttcttcatatcaaACACACCCACAGTTAAGTCATTGTCAGCTATCTGAAATTCCTCTTGGACCACCTTTTTTCTTGAATAATCCAAGGAAAAGATTGAAAATTAAACTTTGTTGTACCagttttcaaaattaatattGGACTCTACTCATGTCAAATGATAGGGAAAAATTGAGATATAGCATACTTATGAACCTAATTATTAgctttatagcaacagtttgataattacattttatagcaacttatattttgtacttttaaaaaatattgctGGAAAAATACATGTACAAAAAATTTACTGCacttaattaattgaaattaattgagctatatatggtataattaccaatCAAGTAATTATGTAGATTCCTTTTCCAGTTAAAACTCTTAAAAAACGTGACATCCATTATAACTTgagaattcaaattttagtttttcccCATTAACAGCTGCATCTTTTCTTAGCAATTTGTTCTAAACTTACCCTGTTTTGGAAATTCAAGCATTGGTGTTGCTGAATCAAATTGGACTGATTCTTCTTCAAAATCAACAGCAATTGCAAAACGATGCAGCAATTtgattgaatcaaattcaattgttgaTTCATCTGttccatttgtttgaattcaattgTCAGTTGAAAATTCAACCATTACTACTGTTTAAGGTacataatcattattattattcagtttatttttttttaaccatTACTGATGTGCCTACCATGTTTTGGTTGTCGACTTTAATTTGtatgtgaaaaaatttaaaaacaaattcGAGTTGGATTCAAGGCAGCAGTAAAATTGGAATTCAAGTATCTGTTGCAAATTTCAGCTTTAAAGTTGTTTTAATGGGAAAAAAATCAGTGTTCGAATATTGTTTTGAGGAtcgtttgttgttattttgattgttttaacaGTAGAACAAATTGTAAACAACTTTCGAATTGAAGTTGattcaattattttctgaaatactaGATAAATGAATGATCGAATGTATCtgttgaatttgatgatattctATGAACTCATACAAAAGTATAAAATAtctgttgtatatgtatttttgatttgcttaatgttaacactgcatatgtatttttgcttTGTTATCGAAATTCTAtagtataaatgtatatttgaaAAGATACTTTAATTTAAGGAAATAgaaagacatcttttcccccggaacttgtcctccaaactcactttagcatttaaacttaacttctgtttatttaccctccttaacatctttaaagtgtattattttcacTTCTTAAGCTGAcgtggaattaaaaaaaaaaaaaaaaaaaaaacaaggcgcgttattttatttaaaaattgatatagatctacatataaatatatatatatatatatatatattaataattttcttttataaaagaccacctttttcatcttcttaaTACCCCCAcacccatttcttcatcttcttcataccccATTCTcatttcttcatctctttctaacACCCACCCACCAAATCCGTCACCCCCACTCCACCACGCCTCAATTTCTCATCTTTCAACTACCATACCCGCCACCTCCACCCCACCCCCATCGTTTAaggtgaaaaagagaaaagaagaaaatgataggTGAGGTGAATGAAATTTAATATGGGTGAATTTGAGAGGATAAGTTCAGATAACTGTAAAATGTGTTGTTGATGATAAAATGTTGAATTAGAATTTTGATTCTTTTGACTTAAATGACTTTGAGCTATTAAGAAGATAAAGTGCTGAATTGGATTTTTGATTCTTGAAAGTTTAATGGCTTTGAGCTATTAAGAAGATGAACAAATTGATACTTTATAGTTTTTTTGTGGATGCATGATttgttgataaaatgcttaattGCGTTTTTGATTCTTGAAACTTTGATGGTTTTGAGCTATAAGGAAGATGAAAAATTGGTACTTCtcagttttttttttggatgCATGAGTCACTGATGATAAAATGCTGGAATAGATATCTGATTCTTGTGACTTTGAGCTATTAAGAAGATGAAAGTTTGATGGCTTTGAGCagttaaaaagatgaagaaatgaTTTTTTTCTAACGCGGGTCAGCTTTGCCTAGTGTTGTGTGATTGCTACCGTTGGTTGTTCTTTGCCTTCAATTCTATGTATGGGTTCAATGGTGAATTTGGTTTTCTGATTCTTGTGGATTTTGTGGCTTTGAATAATCTGTTGAACTAGTACGTGAATTATGTTGTTTGATTGACAAATTTAATTGGTTCTTATCTGAATTGGGGTTTCTTTTTTTGCttaataaacaacaacaatggctAGTGGTAATATGCTTTAAGTTTgaaaaagatagaaaatgaaGGAGAGGGGAGAGGTGGGGtggtttgaagaagatagaaaaagaGGGGGGCTATGTTGCAGGGTAGGGGGCGGGGTGGATGGGgagtgtgaagaagaaagaaaatgggggtAGGGGgtgtcttttttatttaatatatatatatatatatatatttgtatatatatatttgtatatatatatgtatatatacatatatatatttgtatatatatatatatttgtataaataaaatagtaatatatattttttattttcttaaaaaatacttataaaaataatgtgtgggggattaatttttttttttagaaaaatcgaacttcttacgtggcaatgacgtaGCATTGACATGGCATTGATGTGTAGGCGAGTGTAGCACACTCTctgttgtgagagtggtattcagttttgaggggtgaaaataataatacactttaaagatgttagggggtaaataaatagaagttaagtttaagtgctaaaatgagtttggaggacaagttcagggaggaaaatatgtcttttctctttagaaAATGTagtgtaaatgtattttttaaattgagttgcTGGCTGTGTAACTTTATTTGCACTTAAATCTGAAAAGTGCGTGTTATAACAAGTAACATttgataaatatgtataaaacatatcaaattataaattatgtatgttgcagatgtatttttttgatatgcttaatgttaacactgcatatgtatttttgatatggttTATgttaacattgcatatgtatttttattttgctttttgaAATTTGAGAATATAAGTGTATATGTGAAAATACATTTCGTACCTGTTTTACTTCTGTTTGATGGAGTATTTTCTGTATTTGGTAGAAAACTTTTGCTGTATTTGTATGTAACTTTAAACAAATATTgttgaaatatattttataaattgagatGTTGGTTGGGTAACTTTGTCTGCACTTAAAGCTGTAAATAATGTGTTAAAATAAGTGATAtctgacaaatatgtatatttatttatttattggttaaatcaagtagaaatgggaagcataccaGTCCTTGTAAAGCACTCTGGCCGATGGACGTACGAAAAGAACTTTGAAGAATATGTCactgatgctatactgttgagcacATCGGCAACATTTGTTGAGCTACACGATGTTTTGACATCTCACTTAAGTGTGGATTTAACTAGAAAATGTATTttagtggaatatcaaatcactgcTAATGCAGGGAAGATAGAAATACATAACGATATGTATTTGAAGGTgtttatattgcagaaaaagcTGATATAAGACATGgattgtcttcctttatatgtaacCATTTTGGATAAAGTCGTAGGGAACAACTTGGCAAGTTCATCTATATGTGTTGCTGAAAGAGGAATTAACTTTAACAACTTGCAAATAttgataaatacaacaaatgaagaaGCTTTGGTGGTTTGTGAAGATACACAAGCATTAGATTTTTTTGAGATGGATACTATTGAGGTGATTATCTCAGACCCACATCACAAGCATGTTGAGGACGATCAGGTTtacttgacaattttttttaaagtcagTCATGAAGGACTATGCAATTAGGAAAAATTTTCAAGCAGTAAAGGTCTAGTAAGAAAACGTACGTACATTCTATATCACTCTGATTTTTGTAAATTTtactttggatatgtattttgaatatatttaatcatGTTTGATGCAGTTATACATTGTTTTGCAAATCACGAAACTGCGAGTTCTTAATGCGAGCATCAGGCATGAGAGACACTGGAATGTTTAGAATTAGAAGATTCATACCTGAACATACTTTCCCAGtgaaggacaagatctatccAAAGGTGCATGCAACTAGTATGTTGATAACTGGTATagttaaacaaaaattcaaaaaccacaaaCGAAAATATAGTGCGacggaaataaaaaatgacatgaaggaagattttggtatgaatttgacatacactttatgttggagggccaaagaaagagcgttagaagagttgaggggtaaACCATCAACATCTTATGGGAAACTGCTATCATACTTATATATGCTGAATACTACTTATCCGgagtcacatataagaatgaagaagacagatgataatgcattcttgtatgtatttatctctctacatgcattcattaaaggattcGATCATTGTAGACCAGTCGTAGTTATTGATGCTAGTCATCTGAGAGGAATGtatactggggcatttgtaacaGCATGTACAACAGACGGGCAGGTTAGTATCacttaataataattatattgtataactggttgtatttttttatatttctgctgttgacttgaaaaatacatacatcaaattcatatatacatatctgtatgtaattacatatattttcaaagtttactgaatgaaacatgtaaaattgattatgtttgataGTTAGGtgcaattatattttattttatgtaatcgATACCATTTTTGGtagataaaatatacattttaattgacctatatttgtaataaatacatatgcagttcctAACTGTATTTAAATCGGCCTGCACTGTgtagtttatattttttctttgacaTGTGGTGTGCTTGAttctaaaaataatgaattatgtatacaggtcatatatttcctttggcatatggtgtgcttgattctgaaaatgatgcattcTGGACGTGGTTCTTCGAGAATCTAAAGGAAGTATACGGGGTAAGACAAAACATGTGTGTTGTGTCTGATAGGAATCTAAAGGCTGTTGGTGATGTGTACGAAGAtgttccacattatgcatgtatgtggcatctatggggaaatgtgaaaaaacttaacagaaagtcacacgatgcattgtcggagatcttttatacaatgaccaaatcatattcaaagtcagaATTTCACATGTTAATGAAAAAAGTTGAGGTAGCTGATATGagggtgaagaaatatttggAATTGGCGAGTTACGAAAAGTGGGCTAGATCATATGCAACAGTTCATCGAGGATGGATTTTAACTTCAAACATTGCGGAGTCAATAAATGGAGTgcttgtatcagctagagaactgccaatttatgactttcttgaggaaGTTCGAATACTGTTTGCAAAATGGAATTGTGCAAATAGACAGGAGGCTTCATATACCTTCACAACACTCATTGGAAAGTTTAATCACATACTCAGTGAGAACGAGCCTTTGTGTACCCGTATGGCGGTATGACCTTTTAGATTTGTGGAAATTATAATTAtggaaacataaatatgaaaatactttCCATGTAGTTGtaaattaatgaaaagatatacaacataaaaaatctaaaaatttaaaaacataatatgtattttgcagatgaattttgttgtattgaaaattactaaCAACTGCATATGTATTGGGCCGCTCTGTAAAAAagtactctgcatatgtatttttatttgcataagtattttttttttaaaatgctgGTGTGCTTACaacatatcatgaaatatgaaattcatctttttgtatcagtgcatttaattttttttatgtcagGTTGTACCAGCCACAAAATATGTGTATACGGTACgcgacaaacaaaagcacttcaTTGTTTGCATCAAGGAAAAAAGTGCTCATGCAATGCTTTTCAaatagatgagataccatgtgcacatgcttgtgcggtgttggagaaaaagaattttgagaaggggTTATACTGTTCAgatttgtttaaaccaaaaactgTTTTGAAGACATATGATGTTTCAATCTACCCGTTGCCACACAACGATGACAAGATAATTTTAGAGAGCATACGTGATGAAATATTACTGcctccaaaattcaaaagacctccaggaagacctgcaaagaaggatcgtgaaAAATCAGGTCgcgatatgtttggaaagaagaatatcaactcatgtagtggttgtggggctaagggtcacaataggcattcttgtaggaaatatcgtaaatgatacatttcttcttctgtattattttttaaaatattttttttcatttttttataatgatgaactaattcagtttagttaatgtATTTATGAATCATTTGACAATTGAAGATAGTAATATTTGAATAATGGAGCTATATATGTTTCAAAAGCTGTACATTACACATGTATTTTTTAGCAgcagttcatatgtatttttgacataataaatatattttaggtTAAAGGTGGTAACTTTGATTAACCAAACAAATATATGATTCCTAATTGTTTAAATGTTTAAATATATGTGACATATTCTacaaatatatgtttgaattgcataatgttattactgcatatgtatttacattgtaaaaatacatttgatgtataattcatatgtatttttaataaaaatatcatcactgcatatgtattttgtaactaaaatcaaatctataactgcattaaaaagtcaaatttatctGTAATTCAAATTCTCTTGTATAATGATTTAAAATGAACACATATCAAAATTACATATTAGGtttgatatatatgtatttttcattagCTTTATATTAACAcggcatatgtatttttttggcaaatatttttaatgtataatccatatgtattttatagcaaaatatcaacactgtatatttattttgtaaataactgcaataatttttaaaatttcactttaatttaaatcctaatttataattatagGTAATGAAAACATCCTCAAAATGCATATAAGGTATGTTGCAGTTGTATTTTTGTAATGTTTGATTCtaacatttcatatgtatttttatgctaaaaaatacttgatttatacaacatatgtatttttccgcataatatgaaaactacatatgtattttttaactaaatctcaCAGTAAAAGGTAGAACTCCATAAATCTCACACTACATGTTATATTTAACAATATAGGAAGGTGGTGaaagactttaaagaacaacaacaatatagtaaaatacatattatgaatgttctatatgtatttttgcaatatttgattttaacattgcatatgtattttaggCTAAATACAATTTATacgatatatgtatttttaaacataatataaaaactaCATAAGTTTTTTTTAACAATATCTCACTGTAAATGGTAGAACTCCATGAAATAGAaccaattcaaaacataaaattagtctgtacaatcaaaatctacatccataaactagtttctaaaatacaaaaagtgaaaaatcCATCAACCATCGTACATCAACAACTTTagtgacactagttattctactttgctTTGCAGGCCTCAATGGTGCTTCGACGTCACTAATGACATTTGCTTCTTATTTTCAGATCCCATAGTCCCACAAAAGTGCTGTATCTTGTACGTAGTGCGTTGGGGTCGAACTCAGTCGCAATaactttgtgaccataagaaagacactctGCATACATAATCATAAAGACACCACAAtccctacaaaaaaaaaacaaatctgattaaatagtgaaatatattttgtacaaacatACAATTTTGGTATATGTAAATTGAAAACTTACAAGCTTCCACTCGGTTGTTGAGGCAAGTCATCTTCAACTAAAACATCAAACATATTTGaggattctttgtctttgtatcttggatggttttgaagatcaattcctttcttaacatagaaatcACAAGCTTGGAGACACAATGGAATAATCATTGCTATTTTCTCGATCTCAGCAAGAACAAGCGTATAATGACCACTGgattcatatgaattatacaaGAATGTACACCTTTCTGAAAATGATAAAACCGCGAGAACCCAGTgatatttttcctttatattgaccGGAATAAAAATATCTTCCACTGTATGCCATGGCACTGCAACATGCATACAAAACCCATTGATGTATTCAATAAGATGGTGCTCCTGTCCTCCAGCATTAAGGTTTTGATGATCCATAGAATATACATCATTCAAAGATCTAATTACGTtcataaagttacagtcaagtgTACTGTATTTGTATGATTTGTTTGGCTCATATTTGTATGAAGTGTGCGGATCATACttcgacttcttcctcaagtagtataAGCAGACATCACTATGTTGCATTAGGAATACCACAAAATTTAGAGCATTCAAAAAAATTGTATTCTAAATATTAAAGTGtatgcaagaaaaaaatacatatgtatttttttatattaatgtaGAAGACTTGTGTATCTAAAATTGCATTCTTAAAGTTCAGTTACATGTAGACAATGTTATCTAATAGTATATGCAACAGTATATGATATAGTATACTATATCATACTTTGAATACTTTGaatacttaaaaatacatatatgttaatccatatgtattttcaatgtaacctaatatgtatttttaagtattgttacagatgaaatgaatttttttttaaaatgatataCTAACCGAGTCTGTACGTGTCTGATCTTCAAACCCCATTGTATAGAATCAATTTTTGTCTTCAATAGTCTCACCACCAAAATGCATCTTTGAAATTTCTGATTTTCCCCTCTTGAAATGATCCACTTTTCCTTTCCTAGGTATTTTAAGGAGATGGTAAACCATGAAAACATCtattga is a genomic window containing:
- the LOC124897532 gene encoding uncharacterized protein LOC124897532 codes for the protein MTKSYSKSEFHMLMKKVEVADMRVKKYLELASYEKWARSYATVHRGWILTSNIAESINGVLVSARELPIYDFLEEVRILFAKWNCANRQEASYTFTTLIGKFNHILSENEPLCTRMAVVPATKYVYTVRDKQKHFIVCIKEKSAHAMLFK